A genome region from Hevea brasiliensis isolate MT/VB/25A 57/8 chromosome 9, ASM3005281v1, whole genome shotgun sequence includes the following:
- the LOC131183212 gene encoding RING-H2 finger protein ATL22-like, translated as MDSAVLFILFFSSMFLSIQAFQANCLILKCGDGAPDIRFPFRLSGRQPHHCGRPAFELSCKDNTTMIRFPSYGELVVKSISYDVRKLHLLDPKNCVHQVFLNLNLSHTPFRYYYVIKNYTYLNCSTRLPPSFSEVTCLSDSRHHVYTVESSLVLPESCRPVKTVAIPFSYSPYLADNSFGLGLTWSSPGSDEDCEAKGGQCKLQTGYSTTKPEKGFPIKYLNLGDISSKFLMVLLCILAVVLLISIKMYHSKKVDMQLENENLLEVLRCYKAQENM; from the exons ATGGATTCTGCCGTCTTatttattcttttcttctcttccatGTTTCTGAGCATCCAAGCTTTTCAAGCCAACTGCCTCATTCTCAAGTGCGGGGATGGTGCTCCTGATATTCGTTTTCCTTTCCGGCTATCAGGCCGGCAGCCCCATCACTGTGGTCGCCCTGCTTTTGAACTTTCTTGCAAAGACAACACCACCATGATTCGCTTTCCAAGTTACGGAGAATTGGTTGTGAAATCCATCTCCTACGATGTCAGAAAACTCCATCTTCTTGATCCCAAGAACTGTGTTCATCAAGTGTTTCTTAATCTTAATCTCTCACACACTCCATTCAGATACTACTATGTTATCAAGAACTACACATACCTCAATTGTTCAACTAGGCTTCCACCTTCTTTTTCAGAGGTTACATGCTTAAGTGATTCTAGGCATCATGTTTACACTGTAGAATCTTCTTTGGTCCTGCCAGAATCCTGTAGGCCAGTGAAAACTGTTGCCATTCCATTTTCATATAGTCCTTATCTTGCTGATAACAGTTTTGGCCTTGGGTTAACTTGGAGCTCTCCTGGATCTGATGAAGATTGTGAAGCAAAAGGAGGTCAGTGCAAACTCCAAACAGGATATTCCACCACAAAACCGGAAAAag GCTTTCCAATCAAGTACTTGAATTTAGGTGATATCTCTTCCAAGTTCTTGATGGTTCTGTTATGTATCTTGGCAGTGGTACTGCTAATAAGCATAAAGATGTATCATTCAAAGAAAGTGGATATGCAGCTTGAAAATGAGAATCTGCTTGAGGTTTTGAGATGCTACAAAGCTCAAGAAAACATGTAA